The Fortiea contorta PCC 7126 genome has a segment encoding these proteins:
- a CDS encoding ammonium transporter gives MHKQKINAKNRLKTAKTRVKNSKLKPFQLAIKRLSPNWQACLPLACLIVLGWGYAAFAQGPAAGPTTADLKVAIDTLWVAIAAFLVFFMNAGFCMLETGFCRQKNAVNVLAKNLIVFALSTVAFWAIGFGLMFGDGNDFIGLSGFFLPSDNSPATGEAYKGVFSALNWTGVPLAAKFLFQLVFAGTAATIVSGAVAERIKFVDFLIFSLLLVGIAYPITGHWIWGAGWLADMGFWDFAGSTVVHSVGGWAALMGAAFLGPRIGKYQDKQIVALPGHNMSIATLGCLILWLGWFGFNPGSVMAADPNAITHIALTTNMGGAVGGITATVVAWFYLGKPDLSMIINGILAGLVGVTASCAYISIGSSIVIGLIAGILVVFSVPFFDKLGIDDPVGATSVHLVCGIWGTLAVGLFSVGPGGYPWMVDLAGKPVGPHGLFLGGGFGTLIPQIIGILSVGGITVLLSSIFWLGLKATLGIRVTREEELEGLDIGEHGMEAYSGFLKEAGAGGFSEDSSSRGIPRSGDLPNTL, from the coding sequence ATGCACAAACAGAAAATCAACGCTAAAAATAGGCTGAAAACGGCAAAAACTCGGGTTAAAAATTCAAAATTAAAGCCGTTTCAACTAGCAATTAAACGACTGTCTCCCAATTGGCAAGCTTGTTTACCTTTAGCGTGTCTAATTGTGTTGGGGTGGGGTTATGCAGCATTTGCCCAAGGGCCTGCAGCCGGGCCGACAACAGCGGATCTGAAAGTTGCTATTGACACCTTGTGGGTAGCGATCGCTGCTTTTTTAGTATTTTTCATGAATGCTGGTTTTTGTATGCTAGAAACCGGCTTCTGTCGTCAAAAAAATGCAGTCAATGTGCTAGCTAAAAACTTGATTGTTTTTGCTCTATCCACAGTGGCTTTTTGGGCGATCGGTTTTGGGTTAATGTTTGGCGATGGTAACGACTTCATCGGATTAAGTGGGTTTTTTCTGCCATCAGATAACAGCCCTGCTACCGGAGAAGCTTACAAAGGTGTCTTCAGCGCCCTCAATTGGACTGGCGTTCCGCTAGCAGCTAAGTTTTTATTCCAATTGGTGTTTGCGGGAACAGCCGCAACCATCGTTTCTGGCGCAGTTGCGGAACGAATTAAGTTCGTTGACTTTCTGATCTTTAGCCTTTTGCTGGTGGGTATCGCTTACCCCATCACCGGACACTGGATTTGGGGTGCGGGTTGGCTAGCAGATATGGGTTTTTGGGATTTTGCGGGTTCTACGGTAGTTCACTCTGTGGGTGGTTGGGCTGCATTAATGGGGGCTGCATTTCTTGGGCCTCGCATTGGTAAATACCAAGACAAGCAAATTGTCGCCCTCCCCGGACACAATATGAGCATTGCGACCTTGGGCTGCTTAATTCTGTGGTTGGGTTGGTTTGGGTTCAATCCTGGATCCGTCATGGCTGCTGATCCAAATGCAATTACTCACATTGCATTAACAACCAATATGGGGGGTGCTGTTGGTGGGATTACCGCTACAGTTGTAGCTTGGTTTTACTTGGGTAAGCCAGATTTATCGATGATTATCAACGGTATCTTGGCTGGCTTGGTGGGTGTTACCGCGTCTTGTGCTTACATCAGTATCGGTAGTTCGATTGTCATCGGCTTGATTGCTGGCATTTTGGTTGTATTTTCGGTTCCCTTCTTTGATAAACTCGGCATTGATGACCCAGTGGGTGCTACCTCGGTTCACTTAGTCTGCGGTATTTGGGGAACTTTAGCAGTTGGTCTATTTTCCGTTGGCCCTGGCGGGTATCCCTGGATGGTGGACTTGGCAGGTAAGCCAGTAGGGCCTCACGGGTTGTTTTTGGGTGGTGGCTTTGGTACACTGATTCCACAAATAATCGGTATTTTGTCTGTAGGTGGCATTACTGTCCTGCTCAGTAGCATTTTTTGGCTAGGACTGAAAGCGACCTTAGGGATTAGAGTTACTAGAGAAGAAGAACTCGAAGGTTTGGATATCGGCGAACACGGGATGGAAGCTTACAGCGGATTCTTGAAAGAAGCCGGTGCAGGTGGATTTTCTGAGGACAGTAGCTCTCGTGGGATACCACGCAGTGGAGATTTACCAAATACCTTGTAA
- a CDS encoding clan AA aspartic protease, translated as MIYGRTRERKAIVPVTFRLSGQPDFSLDFVIDTGFNDFLTLPPQAISAMNLPLYSSISARLADGSETVLAVHLGTIIWDGEEKIVPVLASGHRPLLGTAMMEGYRLQIDFTENGVVGLEKIPST; from the coding sequence ATGATTTACGGCAGAACCAGAGAACGCAAAGCCATTGTACCAGTCACTTTTCGCCTGTCCGGACAGCCAGATTTTTCCCTGGATTTTGTCATCGATACTGGCTTTAATGACTTTCTTACCCTACCACCGCAGGCAATCAGCGCAATGAATCTTCCTTTGTATTCGAGCATTTCTGCTAGGTTAGCCGATGGTAGCGAAACAGTATTAGCAGTACATTTAGGAACTATCATTTGGGATGGTGAGGAAAAAATAGTGCCCGTTCTAGCTTCCGGTCACAGGCCTTTGTTGGGAACTGCGATGATGGAAGGATACCGTTTGCAAATCGATTTTACCGAAAATGGTGTAGTTGGGTTAGAAAAAATACCATCTACATAA